A stretch of Henckelia pumila isolate YLH828 chromosome 4, ASM3356847v2, whole genome shotgun sequence DNA encodes these proteins:
- the LOC140894502 gene encoding serine carboxypeptidase-like 27 isoform X2 — MGYRLEPISFIFYLLCSHIFVGNRCLCYYNDEQENDKITSLPGQPAEVHFDQYSGYVTVNEEAGRALFYWLTEAPIRRRPESKPLLLWLNGGPGCSSVGYGSVQEIGPFNVNPDGKSLSLNRYSWSNLANLLFLDSPSGAGFAYSNTSSDLYTAGDQRTAKDSYIFLVKWFERFPQYKYRDFYITGESYAGHYGPQLAQIIYEKNKGIENPVINLKGFLGPWLFKAYYPCTESYFKAYFNLPEVQKAFHANTTGIPYPWVACSDILFHNWTDSSPSTLPIYQELIAAGLRIWIFSGNADAVAPVPSTRYALNALNLPIITNWYPWYISQRVGGWSRVYKGLTYVIVNGAGHKVPLYRPNEALILLKSFLENKPMPELSPTLEPTDGAVFQDS; from the exons ATGGGGTACAGATTAGAACCAATTTCATTCATCTTTTACCTTCTTTGTTCACACATTTTTGTGGGCAATCGTTGTCTCTGTTATTACAATGATGAGCAAGAAAATGATAAGATAACATCTTTACCTGGGCAGCCTGCAGAAGTTCATTTTGATCAATATTCAGGCTATGTAACTGTGAATGAAGAGGCCGGAAGAGCACTCTTTTACTGGCTAACCGAAGCGCCTATACGCAGACGGCCCGAGTCAAAGCCACTGCTGTTGTGGCTAAACGGAGGCCCCGGTTGCTCTTCTGTAGGCTATGGTTCTGTCCAAGAAATCGGACCTTTTAATGTTAATCCTGATGGGAAATCACTTAGCCTCAATCGCTATTCGTGGAGCAATT TGGCAAACTTGCTTTTCTTGGATTCACCAAGTGGTGCTGGTTTCGCGTATTCAAATACTTCATCGGACTTGTATACAGCAGGTGATCAAAGAACAG CCAAAGATTCATATATCTTTCTTGTCAAATGGTTCGAAAGGTTTCCTCAGTACAAATACAGGGACTTCTACATAACTGGGGAAAGTTATGCCG GACATTATGGGCCTCAACTAGCTCAAATCATATACGAAAAGAACAAGGGAATCGAAAACCCGGTCATAAATCTAAAGGGATTCTTG GGGCCGTGGCTGTTCAAAGCATACTATCCTTGCACAGAAAGCTATTTCAAAGCTTACTTCAATCTTCCTGAGGTTCAAAAGGCATTTCATGCCAACACAACTGGAATTCCTTACCCATGGGTAGCATGCAG TGACATCCTCTTTCACAATTGGACTGACTCATCTCCATCCACACTTCCAATATATCAAGAATTAATAGCTGCCGGTCTCAGGATTTGGATTTTTTC TGGGAATGCCGATGCTGTGGCTCCTGTGCCATCTACTCGCTATGCACTCAATGCTTTGAACCTTCCAATCATAACCAACTGGTATCCTTGGTATATCAGCCAAAGG GTTGGAGGATGGAGCAGAGTATACAAGGGATTGACCTATGTGATCGTAAATGGAGCTGGGCACAAGGTGCCTCTGTATCGCCCAAACGAAGCGCTTATTCTTTTGAAGTCATTTTTAGAGAACAAACCTATGCCTGAGCTTAGTCCAACACTCGAGCCAACTGATGGAGCCGTTTTCCAGGATTCTTGA
- the LOC140863505 gene encoding serine carboxypeptidase-like 26, translated as MGCRFGPIPCMFYLLCSQILLSNLCHCFYNAEQENDVITSLPGQPENVDFDQYSGYITVNEEAGRALFYWLTEAPTRRGPESKPLLLWLNGGPGCSSIGYGAVQEIGPFNINPDGKSLKLNRYTWSHLANLLFLDSPSGAGFAYSNTSSDLYTSGDQRTAEESYIFLVKWFERFPQYKYRDFYISGESYAGHYGPQLAQIISEKNKGIEIPVINLKGFLLGNILMEDYYDYKGMFDHWWINGLISDSTYQKLNDTCASSSPVHPSADCQKALDLATQEKGNIDQESIFTPLCADKSSSNRRLLSGRHRPWLFKAYDPCTESYSQVYFNLPEVQKAFHANTTGIPYPWVACSDTLYYNWTDAAPTILPIYKELIAAGLRIWIFTGNADSVVPVPSTRYALNALKLPILRDWYPWYISKKVGGWSRVYEGLTYVIVNGAGHQVPLHRPNEALILIKSFLENNPMPGLSPELVQDS; from the exons ATGGGGTGCAGATTTGGCCCAATTCCATGCATGTTTTACCTACTTTGCTCGCAAATTTTGTTGAGCAATCTTTGCCACTGTTTTTACAATGCAGAGCAAGAAAACGATGTGATAACATCTTTACCTGGACAGCCTGAAAACGTTGATTTTGATCAATATTCAGGCTACATAACTGTGAATGAAGAGGCCGGAAGAGCACTCTTTTACTGGTTAACCGAAGCGCCTACGCGCAGAGGGCCCGAGTCAAAGCCACTGCTATTGTGGCTAAACGGAGGCCCCGGTTGCTCTTCTATTGGCTATGGTGCTGTTCAAGAAATCGGACCTTTCAATATTAATCCTGATGGGAAATCACTTAAACTCAATCGCTATACGTGGAGCCATC TGGCCAACTTGCTTTTCTTGGATTCACCTAGTGGTGCTGGTTTTGCGTATTCAAATACTTCTTCAGACTTGTATACCTCAGGCGATCAAAGAACAG CCGAAGAATCATACATCTTTCTTGTCAAGTGGTTTGAAAGGTTTCCTCAGTACAAATACAGAGATTTCTACATTTCTGGGGAAAGTTATGCCG GACATTATGGGCCTCAGCTAGCTCAAATCATATCCGAGAAGAACAAGGGGATCGAAATCCCTGTCATAAATCTCAAGGGATTCTTG TTGGGGAACATTCTCATGGAAGATTACTACGATTACAAGGGCATGTTCGACCATTGGTGGATCAATGGTTTGATTTCGGATTCGACTTACCAAAAACTCAATGACACATGCGCTTCATCCTCCCCTGTTCATCCTTCAGCTGATTGTCAGAAAGCTCTCGATCTCGCGACTCAAGAGAAAGGAAACATCGACCAAGAGAGCATTTTCACGCCTCTGTGTGCCGACAAATCGTCTTCAAATAGGCGCCTTCTCAGTGGTCGCCat CGGCCATGGCTGTTCAAAGCATACGATCCTTGCACAGAAAGTTACTCTCAAGTTTACTTCAATCTTCCTGAAGTTCAGAAGGCATTCCATGCCAACACAACTGGAATCCCTTACCCATGGGTAGCATGCAG TGACACCCTCTACTACAATTGGACCGACGCAGCTCCGACCATACTTCCAATATATAAAGAACTGATAGCTGCTGGTCTCAGGATTTGGATTTTCAC TGGGAATGCGGATTCCGTGGTTCCTGTGCCATCAACTCGCTATGCGCTGAATGCTttgaagcttccgatcctaagGGACTGGTATCCTTGGTATATAAGCAAGAAGGTGGGCGGATGGAGCAGAGTATACGAGGGACTGACGTATGTGATAGTGAATGGAGCTGGGCATCAGGTGCCTCTGCATCGCCCCAATGAAGCGCTCATTCTTATAAAATCCTTCTTGGAGAACAATCCTATGCCTGGCCTTAGTCCAGAACTCGTCCAGGATTCTTGA
- the LOC140894502 gene encoding serine carboxypeptidase-like 26 isoform X1 — translation MGYRLEPISFIFYLLCSHIFVGNRCLCYYNDEQENDKITSLPGQPAEVHFDQYSGYVTVNEEAGRALFYWLTEAPIRRRPESKPLLLWLNGGPGCSSVGYGSVQEIGPFNVNPDGKSLSLNRYSWSNLANLLFLDSPSGAGFAYSNTSSDLYTAGDQRTAKDSYIFLVKWFERFPQYKYRDFYITGESYAGHYGPQLAQIIYEKNKGIENPVINLKGFLFEHWWISGLISDTTFQQLKDTCTSSSRVHPSTDCRKALDLVSQEEGNIDEESIFTPLCNEKSSSSRRLLGGRHGPWLFKAYYPCTESYFKAYFNLPEVQKAFHANTTGIPYPWVACSDILFHNWTDSSPSTLPIYQELIAAGLRIWIFSGNADAVAPVPSTRYALNALNLPIITNWYPWYISQRVGGWSRVYKGLTYVIVNGAGHKVPLYRPNEALILLKSFLENKPMPELSPTLEPTDGAVFQDS, via the exons ATGGGGTACAGATTAGAACCAATTTCATTCATCTTTTACCTTCTTTGTTCACACATTTTTGTGGGCAATCGTTGTCTCTGTTATTACAATGATGAGCAAGAAAATGATAAGATAACATCTTTACCTGGGCAGCCTGCAGAAGTTCATTTTGATCAATATTCAGGCTATGTAACTGTGAATGAAGAGGCCGGAAGAGCACTCTTTTACTGGCTAACCGAAGCGCCTATACGCAGACGGCCCGAGTCAAAGCCACTGCTGTTGTGGCTAAACGGAGGCCCCGGTTGCTCTTCTGTAGGCTATGGTTCTGTCCAAGAAATCGGACCTTTTAATGTTAATCCTGATGGGAAATCACTTAGCCTCAATCGCTATTCGTGGAGCAATT TGGCAAACTTGCTTTTCTTGGATTCACCAAGTGGTGCTGGTTTCGCGTATTCAAATACTTCATCGGACTTGTATACAGCAGGTGATCAAAGAACAG CCAAAGATTCATATATCTTTCTTGTCAAATGGTTCGAAAGGTTTCCTCAGTACAAATACAGGGACTTCTACATAACTGGGGAAAGTTATGCCG GACATTATGGGCCTCAACTAGCTCAAATCATATACGAAAAGAACAAGGGAATCGAAAACCCGGTCATAAATCTAAAGGGATTCTTG TTTGAGCATTGGTGGATCAGTGGTTTGATTTCGGATACGACTTTCCAACAACTCAAGGACACATGCACTTCATCCTCTCGTGTTCATCCTTCAACTGATTGTCGAAAAGCTCTTGATCTTGTGAGTCAAGAGGAAGGAAACATCGACGAAGAGAGCATTTTCACGCCTCTGTGTAACGAAAAATCTTCTTCAAGTAGGCGCCTTCTCGGTGGTCGCCAT GGGCCGTGGCTGTTCAAAGCATACTATCCTTGCACAGAAAGCTATTTCAAAGCTTACTTCAATCTTCCTGAGGTTCAAAAGGCATTTCATGCCAACACAACTGGAATTCCTTACCCATGGGTAGCATGCAG TGACATCCTCTTTCACAATTGGACTGACTCATCTCCATCCACACTTCCAATATATCAAGAATTAATAGCTGCCGGTCTCAGGATTTGGATTTTTTC TGGGAATGCCGATGCTGTGGCTCCTGTGCCATCTACTCGCTATGCACTCAATGCTTTGAACCTTCCAATCATAACCAACTGGTATCCTTGGTATATCAGCCAAAGG GTTGGAGGATGGAGCAGAGTATACAAGGGATTGACCTATGTGATCGTAAATGGAGCTGGGCACAAGGTGCCTCTGTATCGCCCAAACGAAGCGCTTATTCTTTTGAAGTCATTTTTAGAGAACAAACCTATGCCTGAGCTTAGTCCAACACTCGAGCCAACTGATGGAGCCGTTTTCCAGGATTCTTGA
- the LOC140861813 gene encoding uncharacterized protein: protein MATDPSASITPPPPPPVTPPPHVTPPPPTAPASTAHAEKPEKFSGTDFKTWKQKMLFYLTTLHLARFLKEVVAVPAPDADTQTRSVFDAWCHSDFLCRNYILNGLDNTLYSVYSATKTAKKLWESLEKKYKTEDAGTKKFVVEKFLEFKMVDTKTVISQVQEFQIIIHDIMAEGMMISESFQVAAIIEKLPPLWKDFKNYLKHKRKEMGLEDLIVRLRIEEDNRKSENKAGKIPMEAKANLVEPNAMKKRKHFGKDVKQGKNKKWKGTCWNCGKTNHKAKDCRLPKKDNQYRANVVQHKSVPIDLSEIDLSAVIFEAKMVDHPKK from the coding sequence ATGGCTACTGATCCATCTGCCAGTATTACGCCCCCACCACCGCCCCCTGTTACCCCACCACCACATGTTACGCCGCCGCCACCTACGGCCCCTGCTTCTACTGCCCATGCCGAGAAACCTGAGAAGTTCTCTGGTACTGACTTCAAAACATGGAAGCAGAAGATGTTGTTTTACCTCACAACACTTCATCTTGCGAGGTTTCTGAAGGAAGTCGTTGCTGTTCCGGCACCGGATGCTGACACACAAACAAGGTCTGTTTTCGATGCATGGTGTCACAGCGACTTCTTGTGCCGAAACTACATACTGAATGGGTTGGACAATACACTGTATAGTGTATATTCTGCAACCAAGACTGCTAAGAAACTATGGGAATCCTTGGAGAAAAAGTATAAGACCGAGGATGCTGGCACAAAGAAATTTGTAGTCGAAAAGTTTCTTGAGTTCAAAATGGTTGATACCAAGACGGTGATTAGCCAAGTGCAAGAGTTCCAAATCATCATCCATGATATAATGGCCGAAGGGATGATGATCAGTGAGTCCTTCCAAGTTGCTGCTATAATCGAGAAGCTTCCTCCTTTATGGAAAGACTTCAAGAATTATTTAAAGCATAAACGCAAGGAAATGGGGCTCGAGGACTTGATAGTAAGGCTGCGAATTGAGGAAGACAATCGCAAGTCGGAGAACAAAGCTGGTAAGATACCGATGGAAGCGAAGGCAAATTTGGTGGAGCCAAACGCTATGAAGAAAAGAAAGCATTTTGGAAAAGATGTAAAGCAAGGGAAGAACAAGAAATGGAAAGGAACATGTTGGAACTGTGGGAAGACGAACCACAAGGCCAAGGATTGTCGCTTACCGAAGAAGGACAATCAATACCGGGCAAATGTGGTCCAACACAAATCTGTACCTATTGATTTGTCCGAGATAGATCTGTCAGCAGTGATCTTTGAGGCTAAAATGGTTGATCATCCCAAAAAATGA
- the LOC140894502 gene encoding serine carboxypeptidase-like 26 isoform X3 has protein sequence MGYRLEPISFIFYLLCSHIFVGNRCLCYYNDEQENDKITSLPGQPAEVHFDQYSGYVTVNEEAGRALFYWLTEAPIRRRPESKPLLLWLNGGPGCSSVGYGSVQEIGPFNVNPDGKSLSLNRYSWSNLANLLFLDSPSGAGFAYSNTSSDLYTAGDQRTAKDSYIFLVKWFERFPQYKYRDFYITGESYAGHYGPQLAQIIYEKNKGIENPVINLKGFLLGNVLMDDYYDYKGMFFEHWWISGLISDTTFQQLKDTCTSSSRVHPSTDCRKALDLVSQEEGNIDEESIFTPLCNEKSSSSRRLLGGRHGPWLFKAYYPCTESYFKAYFNLPEVQKAFHANTTGIPYPWVACSDILFHNWTDSSPSTLPIYQELIAAGLRIWIFSGNADAVAPVPSTRYALNALNLPIITNWYPWYISQRVGGWSRVYKGLTYVIVNGAGHKVPLYRPNEALILLKSFLENKPMPELSPTLEPTDGAVFQDS, from the exons ATGGGGTACAGATTAGAACCAATTTCATTCATCTTTTACCTTCTTTGTTCACACATTTTTGTGGGCAATCGTTGTCTCTGTTATTACAATGATGAGCAAGAAAATGATAAGATAACATCTTTACCTGGGCAGCCTGCAGAAGTTCATTTTGATCAATATTCAGGCTATGTAACTGTGAATGAAGAGGCCGGAAGAGCACTCTTTTACTGGCTAACCGAAGCGCCTATACGCAGACGGCCCGAGTCAAAGCCACTGCTGTTGTGGCTAAACGGAGGCCCCGGTTGCTCTTCTGTAGGCTATGGTTCTGTCCAAGAAATCGGACCTTTTAATGTTAATCCTGATGGGAAATCACTTAGCCTCAATCGCTATTCGTGGAGCAATT TGGCAAACTTGCTTTTCTTGGATTCACCAAGTGGTGCTGGTTTCGCGTATTCAAATACTTCATCGGACTTGTATACAGCAGGTGATCAAAGAACAG CCAAAGATTCATATATCTTTCTTGTCAAATGGTTCGAAAGGTTTCCTCAGTACAAATACAGGGACTTCTACATAACTGGGGAAAGTTATGCCG GACATTATGGGCCTCAACTAGCTCAAATCATATACGAAAAGAACAAGGGAATCGAAAACCCGGTCATAAATCTAAAGGGATTCTTG TTGGGGAACGTTCTCATGGACGATTACTATGATTACAAGGGAATGTTT TTTGAGCATTGGTGGATCAGTGGTTTGATTTCGGATACGACTTTCCAACAACTCAAGGACACATGCACTTCATCCTCTCGTGTTCATCCTTCAACTGATTGTCGAAAAGCTCTTGATCTTGTGAGTCAAGAGGAAGGAAACATCGACGAAGAGAGCATTTTCACGCCTCTGTGTAACGAAAAATCTTCTTCAAGTAGGCGCCTTCTCGGTGGTCGCCAT GGGCCGTGGCTGTTCAAAGCATACTATCCTTGCACAGAAAGCTATTTCAAAGCTTACTTCAATCTTCCTGAGGTTCAAAAGGCATTTCATGCCAACACAACTGGAATTCCTTACCCATGGGTAGCATGCAG TGACATCCTCTTTCACAATTGGACTGACTCATCTCCATCCACACTTCCAATATATCAAGAATTAATAGCTGCCGGTCTCAGGATTTGGATTTTTTC TGGGAATGCCGATGCTGTGGCTCCTGTGCCATCTACTCGCTATGCACTCAATGCTTTGAACCTTCCAATCATAACCAACTGGTATCCTTGGTATATCAGCCAAAGG GTTGGAGGATGGAGCAGAGTATACAAGGGATTGACCTATGTGATCGTAAATGGAGCTGGGCACAAGGTGCCTCTGTATCGCCCAAACGAAGCGCTTATTCTTTTGAAGTCATTTTTAGAGAACAAACCTATGCCTGAGCTTAGTCCAACACTCGAGCCAACTGATGGAGCCGTTTTCCAGGATTCTTGA
- the LOC140894504 gene encoding uncharacterized protein, translating to MDFVFGNLNGGSSSFNQDIYKCPFLRNINEPTNFSFSMATAFPMPLRDGKGPIFEDGPNFDMAFRRFHGQNGVVPLSEKSFIRTEKCPSESSPVRFNPLGAKAATISLSAFGPGGPFGFDAFSKKWKKENKKSSSSKNESSKGTKSEHEAMGNEWLQNGNCPIAKSYRAVSHVLPLVAKVFKPPPGMKYKCPPAIVAARSAISKTAFAKNLRPQSLPTKVLVIGILGMAANVPLGIWREHTEKFSPSWFAAVHAAVPFIGMLRKSILMPKAAMAFTIAASILGQVIGSRAERLRLKSVAARKLAALESSSSGPTELAAGGVRGGYCGEIIDWKQNSIEAPPASADVFG from the exons ATGGATTTTGTCTTCGGAAACTTGAATGGGGGATCCTCTTCTTTCAACCAGGACATATATAAGTGTCCATTTTTGCGAAATATTAATGAGCCAACAAACTTTTCCTTCTCAATGGCTACGGCTTTCCCTATGCCC TTGCGAGATGGAAAAGGTCCCATATTTGAGGATGGTCCCAACTTTGATATGGCATTCAGGCGTTTCCATGGGCAGAATGGTGTTGTTCCTCTTTCCGAGAAGTCATTCATTCGTACTGAGAAGTGTCCATCTGAATCATCTCCTGTTCGTTTTAATCCATTGGGAGCAAAAGCAGCCACCATTAGTCTCTCAGCCTTTGGTCCTGGAGGACCTTTTGGTTTTGATGCATTTTCCAAGAAGTGGAAGAAAGAAAACAAGAAATCAAGTTCCTCAAAAAATGAGTCCTCTAAG GGAACGAAATCGGAACACGAAGCCATGGGCAATGAATGGTTACAGAATGGGAATTGCCCCATTGCAAAGTCGTATCGGGCTGTGAGCCATGTTCTTCCTCTTGTAGCAAAGGTCTTTAAACCCCCGCCTGGCATGAAATATAAGTGTCCTCCAGCTATTGTTGCTGCCAGGAGTGCTATATCTAAAACAGCCTTTGCCAAAAACCTTCGACCTCAATCACTACCCACAAAAGTACTTGTGATTGGCATTTTAGGTATGGCGGCAAATGTACCATTAGGAATATGGAGAGAACACACCGAAAAGTTTTCACCTTCTTGGTTTGCTGCCGTTCATGCTGCCGTACCATTCATCGGTATGCTCCGGAAATCCATCTTGATGCCTAAAGCAGCAATGGCTTTTACCATTGCTGCTTCCATTTTAGGACAGGTGATTGGTTCAAGGGCAGAAAGGCTCCGTCTTAAATCGGTAGCCGCCAGAAAGCTGGCTGCCCTTGAATCTTCTAGCAGTGGGCCAACTGAATTGGCTGCTGGTGGAGTTAGAGGTGGATACTGTGGTGAAATCATTGATTGGAAACAGAATTCTATTGAAGCTCCCCCGGCATCAGCTGACGTTTTTGGTTGA
- the LOC140894501 gene encoding serine carboxypeptidase-like 26, with the protein MGYRLEPISCIFYLLCSHIFVGNRCLCYYNDEQENDKITSLPGQPAEVHFDQYSGYVTVNEEAGRALFYWLTEAPIRRRPESKPLLLWLNGGPGCSSVGYGSVQEIGPFNVNPDGKSLSLNRYSWSNLANLLFLDSPSGAGFAYSNTSSDLYTAGDQRTAKDSYIFLVKWFERFPQYKYRDFYITGESYAGHNGPQLAQIIYEKNKGIENPVINLKGFLLGNVLMDDYYDYKGMFEHWWISGLISDTTFQQLKDTCTSSSRVHPSADCRKALDLASQEEGNIDEESIFTPLCNEKSSSSRRLLGGRHGPWLFKAYYPCTESYFQAYFNLPEVQKAFHANTTGIPYPWVACSDILFHNWTDSSPSTLPIYQELIAAGLRIWIFSGNADAVAPVPSTRYALNALNLPIITNWYPWYISQRVGGWSRVYKGLTYVIVNGAGHKVPLYRPNEALILLKSFLENKPMPELIPTLEPTDGAVFQDS; encoded by the exons ATGGGGTACAGATTAGAACCAATTTCATGCATCTTTTACCTTCTTTGTTCACACATTTTTGTGGGCAATCGTTGTCTCTGTTATTACAATGATGAGCAAGAAAATGATAAGATAACATCTTTACCTGGGCAGCCTGCAGAAGTTCATTTTGATCAATATTCAGGCTATGTAACTGTGAATGAAGAGGCCGGAAGAGCACTCTTTTACTGGCTAACCGAAGCGCCTATACGCAGACGGCCCGAGTCAAAGCCACTGCTGTTGTGGCTAAACGGAGGCCCCGGTTGCTCTTCTGTAGGCTATGGTTCTGTTCAAGAAATCGGACCTTTTAATGTTAATCCTGATGGGAAATCACTTAGCCTCAATCGCTATTCGTGGAGCAATT TGGCAAACTTGCTTTTCTTGGATTCACCAAGTGGTGCTGGTTTCGCGTATTCAAATACTTCATCGGACTTGTATACAGCAGGTGATCAAAGAACAG CCAAAGATTCATACATCTTTCTTGTCAAATGGTTCGAAAGGTTTCCTCAGTACAAATACAGGGACTTCTACATAACTGGGGAAAGTTATGCCG GACATAATGGGCCTCAACTAGCTCAAATCATATACGAAAAGAACAAGGGAATCGAAAACCCGGTCATAAATCTAAAGGGATTCTTG TTGGGGAACGTTCTCATGGACGATTACTATGATTATAAGGGCATGTTTGAGCATTGGTGGATCAGTGGTTTGATTTCGGATACGACTTTCCAACAACTCAAGGACACATGCACTTCATCCTCTCGTGTTCATCCTTCAGCTGATTGTCGAAAAGCTCTCGATCTTGCGAGTCAAGAGGAAGGAAACATCGACGAAGAGAGCATTTTCACGCCTCTGTGTAACGAAAAATCTTCTTCAAGTAGGCGCCTTCTCGGTGGTCGCCAT GGGCCGTGGCTGTTCAAAGCATACTATCCTTGCACAGAAAGCTATTTCCAAGCTTACTTCAATCTTCCTGAGGTTCAAAAGGCATTCCATGCCAACACAACTGGAATTCCTTACCCATGGGTAGCATGCAG TGATATCCTCTTTCACAATTGGACTGACTCATCTCCATCCACACTTCCAATATATCAAGAATTAATAGCTGCTGGTCTCAGGATTTGGATTTTTTC TGGGAATGCCGATGCTGTGGCTCCTGTGCCATCTACTCGCTATGCACTCAATGCTTTGAACCTTCCAATCATAACCAACTGGTATCCTTGGTATATCAGCCAAAGG GTTGGAGGATGGAGCAGAGTATACAAGGGATTGACCTATGTGATCGTAAATGGAGCTGGGCACAAGGTGCCTCTGTATCGCCCAAACGAAGCGCTTATTCTTTTGAAGTCATTTTTAGAGAACAAACCTATGCCTGAGCTTATTCCAACACTCGAGCCAACTGATGGAGCCGTTTTCCAGGATTCTTGA